A stretch of Myceligenerans xiligouense DNA encodes these proteins:
- the tmk gene encoding dTMP kinase, which translates to MTTTPPAGGGMFIAVDGPSGVGKSTLTRALTIQLGQDGHTVHRTAEPSGGPIGTLARGMTNTADGLTLACLYAADRYYHLAHEIEPRLAAGAIVITDRYIASGLVMQRLDDVDPELLWALNKRARTPDLLLSLTADDDVIRRRLTRRGTHNRYQDQHTSSRDEATWHKEAAEHLAATGAVVHAIDTTHLSANAVTALAHRHVYDALAAQEEDTAA; encoded by the coding sequence ATGACCACCACACCGCCCGCCGGCGGCGGGATGTTCATCGCGGTCGACGGGCCCTCAGGCGTCGGGAAATCCACACTGACCCGCGCGCTGACGATCCAGCTGGGCCAGGACGGGCACACCGTCCACCGCACCGCCGAACCCTCGGGCGGGCCGATCGGAACGCTCGCGCGCGGGATGACGAACACCGCCGACGGCCTGACGCTCGCGTGCCTGTACGCCGCCGACCGGTACTACCACCTCGCGCACGAGATCGAACCACGCCTCGCTGCGGGTGCGATCGTGATCACCGACCGGTACATCGCCTCCGGCCTGGTCATGCAGCGTCTCGACGACGTCGACCCCGAACTGCTGTGGGCGCTGAACAAGCGGGCCCGAACGCCCGACCTGCTGCTGAGCCTCACCGCAGACGACGATGTCATCCGCCGCCGCCTGACCCGGCGCGGAACGCACAACCGCTACCAGGACCAGCACACCTCCAGCCGCGACGAAGCCACCTGGCACAAGGAAGCAGCCGAGCACCTGGCGGCCACCGGCGCCGTCGTCCACGCGATCGACACCACCCACCTCAGCGCCAACGCCGTCACCGCCCTGGCACACCGGCACGTCTATGACGCCCTCGCCGCCCAGGAAGAAGACACAGCGGCATGA
- a CDS encoding aldo/keto reductase yields the protein MTSTTLDAASPAAASGTFLLGGDLPVHRIGYGTMQLTGPGHWYHPADMDAAKAVLRRAVDLGVNHLDTADAYGPETVEHLIRKALHPYPDHLVIATKGGMTRQGPNRWAPVGRPEYLRQCVEMSLRRLAVDRIDLYYLHRVDPKVPLEDQVGELAALRAEGKIRHIGLSKVTTTQIEAARRVAPITAVQNKFNRHERDWAVLDHCTRMGTAFVPYAPLAAGRLAATPGAAVRELRWLLDLSPVILPIPGSTSIQHLQQNVHPVP from the coding sequence ATGACCAGCACCACGCTCGATGCCGCCAGCCCCGCGGCGGCCTCAGGTACCTTCCTTCTCGGCGGGGACCTGCCGGTGCACCGGATCGGGTACGGCACGATGCAGCTCACCGGCCCCGGGCACTGGTACCACCCCGCTGACATGGACGCAGCGAAGGCGGTGCTGCGCCGCGCCGTCGACCTGGGCGTCAACCACCTCGACACCGCCGACGCCTACGGACCCGAGACCGTCGAGCACCTCATCCGCAAGGCCCTGCACCCCTACCCCGACCACCTGGTCATCGCCACCAAGGGCGGCATGACACGACAAGGACCCAACCGGTGGGCGCCGGTGGGCCGGCCGGAGTACCTGCGCCAATGCGTGGAGATGAGCCTGCGCCGCCTCGCAGTCGACCGGATCGACCTGTACTACCTCCACCGGGTCGATCCCAAGGTGCCGCTCGAGGACCAGGTCGGCGAACTCGCCGCGCTCCGCGCCGAGGGCAAGATCCGGCACATCGGCCTGTCCAAGGTCACCACCACCCAGATCGAGGCGGCACGACGGGTCGCGCCGATCACAGCCGTCCAGAACAAGTTCAACCGCCATGAGCGAGACTGGGCCGTTCTCGACCACTGCACCCGGATGGGAACTGCGTTCGTTCCGTACGCGCCCCTCGCCGCTGGGAGGCTCGCCGCCACGCCGGGCGCGGCTGTGCGAGAACTTCGCTGGCTGCTCGACCTGTCACCAGTGATCCTGCCGATACCCGGCTCAACATCGATCCAGCACCTCCAACAGAACGTCCACCCAGTGCCGTAG
- a CDS encoding methyltransferase, FxLD system codes for MTETTTSIPERAARLRADLVDGLRAGARHRAIDLSPAVEDALRTVPRHLFCPPGTDLEAAYADDIVRTQVDETTGRTTSSISAPWLQARMLEQARIEPGMRVLEIGSSGYNAALAAELVGAGGEVVTVDIDPAVVTAAQVSLEATGYTDRVTAICADAAQHLGRGVFDRIIVTMGVWDFPGAWLEQLAKDGILVAPLRVRHPNECWSTAYRRRGDLLVGSEDLVCGFVDVQGIAAVHPAATTATVGDDALTLFAWDPDTNLARVPDTFDSDSSVWASSGAVLTGQGMIVGMRTHLACTLPGLAEATAPHRRLVHKAGDGEAWTTFAHVDGKSVAIAAWRTVDEGHELGARGFGPDARQVAETLARHIADWDRLGRPQRAAHVYRVLGGTTPLDGTVIRLPGGGDLAITLHHDAHDI; via the coding sequence TTGACCGAAACCACCACGAGCATCCCGGAGCGCGCCGCCCGTTTGCGCGCCGATCTGGTCGACGGCCTGCGTGCGGGAGCCAGGCATCGCGCCATCGACCTGTCGCCCGCCGTCGAGGACGCGTTGCGGACCGTGCCGCGGCACCTGTTCTGCCCACCGGGCACCGACCTGGAGGCCGCCTACGCGGACGACATCGTGCGTACCCAGGTCGACGAGACCACCGGGAGGACGACGTCATCGATCTCCGCGCCGTGGCTACAGGCGCGGATGCTGGAACAGGCGCGCATCGAACCGGGCATGCGCGTACTGGAGATCGGGTCATCCGGCTACAACGCCGCCCTGGCCGCTGAGCTCGTCGGCGCCGGCGGCGAGGTCGTCACCGTCGACATCGACCCGGCGGTCGTCACCGCGGCCCAAGTCTCGCTCGAGGCCACCGGGTATACGGACAGGGTCACCGCGATCTGCGCCGACGCCGCACAGCACCTGGGTCGGGGAGTGTTCGACCGGATCATCGTCACCATGGGCGTGTGGGACTTTCCCGGAGCGTGGCTGGAGCAGCTGGCCAAGGACGGGATCCTCGTCGCTCCGCTGCGGGTGCGCCACCCGAACGAGTGCTGGTCGACCGCCTACCGGCGCCGCGGGGACCTACTGGTCGGGTCGGAGGATCTGGTGTGCGGGTTCGTCGATGTCCAGGGCATCGCAGCCGTGCACCCCGCCGCCACGACGGCCACAGTCGGTGACGACGCCCTCACCCTCTTCGCATGGGACCCCGACACCAACCTCGCACGCGTACCCGACACGTTCGACAGCGACTCCTCGGTGTGGGCCAGCTCCGGTGCCGTGCTGACCGGCCAGGGAATGATCGTCGGGATGCGCACCCACCTGGCCTGCACCCTTCCGGGCCTGGCCGAAGCCACCGCGCCCCACCGCCGCCTCGTGCACAAGGCTGGTGACGGCGAGGCGTGGACTACGTTCGCGCACGTCGACGGTAAGTCCGTCGCGATCGCCGCCTGGCGAACCGTCGACGAGGGCCACGAGTTGGGGGCGCGTGGTTTCGGCCCCGACGCTCGCCAGGTCGCCGAGACCCTCGCCAGGCACATCGCCGACTGGGACCGCCTCGGCCGCCCGCAACGCGCCGCTCACGTCTACCGCGTCCTGGGCGGCACGACGCCGCTGGACGGCACCGTGATACGCCTGCCCGGTGGCGGAGATCTGGCGATCACGCTGCACCACGACGCCCACGACATCTGA
- a CDS encoding phosphotransferase, which translates to MATYTSLNDVDVPLIQDRYGLPDDVQIEPLKGGAANSSFMLDAESTRYVLTILDNHDYDSAMALAKHTRALFDAGYPTTRIVPSVDGELVTLMGTRLILLKGWIDGHVADTLDADQIRTAGSHLARLHNLPADLVPVPVRTRRLTPEHHALIPDFADQEFAGWLQTRLAEVTEAEQGTDRALTLCHGDLFTDNLVLADDGAVTILDWETISLDDPVLDLGMAALGLAQVDGVLSLDRLGALISGYATERPQICDDLGQLGTEIVHAALIIAFHRYYRHNVRFPDPSKAMIHRELYAFVDSVPTTRALAVL; encoded by the coding sequence AAGGGTGGAGCCGCGAACTCGAGCTTTATGCTGGACGCCGAGAGCACTCGGTATGTCCTGACGATCCTGGACAACCACGACTACGACAGCGCCATGGCTCTCGCAAAGCACACGAGAGCGTTGTTCGACGCTGGGTACCCGACGACGCGCATCGTCCCTTCCGTTGACGGCGAGCTCGTCACGCTGATGGGCACGCGGCTCATCCTGCTCAAGGGTTGGATCGACGGCCACGTCGCCGACACACTTGACGCCGACCAGATTCGAACCGCAGGAAGCCACCTGGCGCGGCTTCACAACCTGCCCGCCGACCTGGTGCCGGTCCCAGTCCGAACTCGCCGCCTCACTCCGGAACATCATGCGCTGATCCCTGATTTTGCGGACCAGGAGTTCGCCGGCTGGCTCCAGACACGGCTCGCCGAGGTGACCGAAGCGGAGCAGGGCACGGACAGAGCACTGACTTTGTGTCACGGTGATCTGTTCACTGACAACCTTGTCCTGGCGGACGACGGCGCCGTGACAATCCTGGATTGGGAAACCATCTCGCTCGACGACCCCGTGCTCGACCTCGGCATGGCGGCGCTCGGCCTCGCACAGGTTGACGGAGTCTTATCGCTCGATCGGCTCGGAGCCCTGATCTCTGGCTACGCCACGGAGCGTCCGCAGATCTGTGATGATCTCGGGCAGCTTGGGACCGAGATCGTCCACGCCGCCCTCATCATCGCCTTCCACCGCTATTACCGGCACAACGTCCGCTTCCCAGACCCGAGCAAAGCGATGATCCATCGCGAGCTGTACGCATTCGTCGACTCGGTGCCAACGACTCGTGCCTTGGCCGTCCTGTGA